Proteins from one Candidatus Nezhaarchaeales archaeon genomic window:
- a CDS encoding FAD-dependent oxidoreductase has translation MANLMVLVLGLPKAQYDVIVIGAGAAGLTAAMYAASLKLKTLVLEGRNPSRLQLAPTINNYPGFPEGISGAELLRRFREQALKFGAEIRKGDVVAANLIGRVKTITTHEASFTAEAVIIATGIQHAKAGIPGEDRLLGVGVSYCVLCDGPLFRGRKVAVVGDELEAVRDALTMSSIASQTYLASPTGSFNVDPQRLKEVEDRGVKVLRGLRVQAIEGLTMVEGLTVVDPGGNKYKLEVEAVFIASPKVPLTKILAKSGLQTDDKGCIKVDSRMRTNIEGVYAAGDCTCGGFQVSVSVGEGAKAALAAFAYLKAIK, from the coding sequence GTGGCTAACCTTATGGTCCTCGTTTTAGGGTTACCTAAAGCCCAATACGACGTAATAGTTATAGGTGCAGGAGCCGCAGGGCTTACGGCGGCTATGTATGCTGCCAGCCTTAAACTTAAAACCCTCGTATTGGAGGGTCGAAACCCTTCCCGTCTTCAATTAGCGCCTACAATAAATAACTATCCAGGTTTTCCTGAAGGTATTTCGGGGGCTGAATTACTGAGAAGGTTTAGGGAGCAGGCATTAAAGTTCGGCGCTGAAATCAGGAAGGGTGACGTAGTAGCTGCTAACTTAATTGGTCGCGTTAAAACTATAACTACGCATGAAGCTAGCTTCACGGCTGAAGCCGTAATTATAGCTACTGGAATTCAGCACGCGAAGGCTGGAATACCCGGTGAGGATAGATTACTTGGAGTAGGAGTTTCCTACTGCGTGCTCTGTGACGGCCCCCTCTTTCGAGGTAGAAAGGTGGCTGTGGTAGGCGATGAACTTGAGGCTGTAAGGGATGCATTAACGATGAGTTCTATCGCCTCCCAAACCTATTTAGCCTCGCCTACGGGTAGCTTCAACGTTGATCCTCAACGTCTAAAAGAAGTTGAAGATCGCGGCGTTAAAGTCCTAAGGGGGTTAAGGGTTCAAGCAATAGAAGGTTTAACCATGGTTGAAGGTTTAACCGTAGTGGATCCGGGCGGAAATAAGTATAAGTTGGAGGTTGAAGCGGTGTTTATAGCCTCGCCCAAGGTACCGTTAACCAAGATATTGGCTAAGAGCGGCCTTCAAACAGATGATAAAGGCTGTATAAAGGTCGATTCTAGGATGCGGACCAATATTGAAGGTGTCTACGCGGCTGGAGATTGTACCTGTGGAGGTTTCCAGGTTTCGGTAAGCGTCGGTGAAGGCGCTAAAGCGGCGTTAGCAGCCTTTGCATACCTAAAGGCCATTAAGTGA
- a CDS encoding thioredoxin family protein: MVVVIDEATLRMVKGFFRALRNPVRIVVFVTRGHCLYCNETVEIVEKLASISPELIRVEKCECEVSSPEARSYKVDRHPAIVLRGEKEYWVRYFGIPSGYEFGSLVEDIVDVSRGEVELEESVKAAILAISKPVHIKVFVTPTCPYCPSAVRTAHKFAIVNTHIMADAVESLEFPDLARKYRVYAVPKVVINDVVEFEGALPERVFADKVLQALKVSEK, encoded by the coding sequence TTGGTTGTTGTAATTGATGAGGCCACGTTGAGGATGGTTAAAGGCTTTTTCAGGGCTTTAAGGAATCCAGTTAGGATTGTGGTGTTCGTTACTAGGGGGCATTGTCTATACTGTAATGAAACTGTTGAGATCGTGGAGAAACTAGCTAGTATATCTCCGGAGCTTATTAGGGTTGAAAAGTGTGAATGCGAAGTATCCTCGCCTGAAGCGCGTAGCTATAAGGTTGATAGGCATCCTGCTATAGTGCTTCGAGGCGAGAAGGAGTACTGGGTTCGATATTTCGGAATACCCTCAGGCTACGAGTTCGGCTCATTGGTTGAGGATATTGTTGACGTATCGAGGGGTGAAGTTGAACTTGAAGAGAGTGTTAAAGCAGCTATATTAGCTATTAGTAAACCTGTACACATCAAGGTTTTCGTTACACCTACTTGTCCCTACTGTCCTTCGGCTGTTAGAACCGCCCATAAATTCGCGATAGTTAATACGCACATCATGGCTGATGCGGTGGAATCCTTAGAGTTTCCGGATTTAGCTAGGAAGTATAGAGTATACGCGGTTCCTAAGGTTGTTATAAACGACGTCGTCGAGTTTGAAGGAGCACTACCTGAACGCGTATTTGCTGATAAAGTCCTACAGGCGTTAAAGGTCTCGGAAAAATAA
- a CDS encoding trypsin-like peptidase domain-containing protein — MTLVVIPVNEDKIIEAVDKVSRSVVNVSTVKLIHDYFYRVMPIKGMGSGVIVDEAGFIITNNHVVRDSEAIGVTLPDGSMLKGRVVGVCASIDIAVVKVNAQKLPAAELGDSDKLRVGQIVLAIGNPFGLAGGPTVTAGVISALNRTIPTESGILEGLIQTDAAINPGNSGGPLVDINGRVIGINTAIIPYAQGIGFAIPINSVKSCLTDIVKYGRTLKPWLGVTGITVTERIADYYELATNRGVLVVKVASGSPAYRAGLEVGDIIVSVNGEPVGSIEELTTLLAKIGVGGVAKLEVVRGRISYPVKVVLEGTP; from the coding sequence GTGACGTTAGTAGTGATACCCGTTAATGAGGATAAGATCATTGAGGCCGTTGATAAGGTTAGTCGTAGCGTCGTGAACGTAAGCACCGTTAAACTAATACACGACTACTTTTACCGCGTAATGCCGATTAAAGGTATGGGTAGCGGCGTTATAGTGGATGAGGCCGGCTTTATAATTACCAATAACCATGTGGTACGGGACTCCGAAGCTATAGGTGTTACGCTGCCTGATGGATCTATGCTTAAGGGCCGAGTTGTAGGAGTTTGCGCTAGCATTGATATAGCGGTCGTTAAGGTTAACGCTCAGAAACTACCAGCTGCTGAGCTCGGCGATTCTGATAAGTTAAGGGTGGGCCAAATAGTTTTAGCGATAGGAAACCCGTTCGGGCTCGCTGGAGGCCCAACGGTTACCGCTGGCGTTATTAGTGCTTTAAACCGTACTATACCTACTGAAAGCGGAATACTTGAAGGTTTAATACAAACTGACGCAGCTATAAACCCGGGTAATAGCGGGGGGCCGCTTGTCGATATAAATGGTAGGGTTATAGGCATTAACACGGCCATCATCCCCTACGCGCAAGGTATAGGGTTTGCCATCCCTATCAACTCGGTCAAGAGTTGCTTAACTGATATAGTTAAGTACGGGAGAACGCTTAAGCCATGGCTCGGTGTTACAGGTATTACGGTAACGGAGCGTATAGCCGACTACTACGAGTTAGCTACTAATAGAGGCGTATTAGTAGTTAAAGTGGCATCGGGTAGCCCAGCTTATCGAGCCGGGTTAGAAGTTGGCGATATAATAGTTTCGGTAAATGGTGAACCTGTAGGTAGTATTGAGGAATTAACAACGCTCCTAGCTAAAATAGGGGTTGGAGGCGTAGCTAAGCTTGAAGTAGTTAGAGGACGTATAAGCTACCCGGTTAAAGTGGTACTTGAAGGCACACCTTAA
- a CDS encoding 30S ribosomal protein S26e, whose product MPKKRKSRGRSKGSKGKDSMVYCDACGRPIPRGKAIRVTRPVSFIDPQLRRELQKQGAIIYSATVTKTLCVSCAVYQGVRKVRAKAERRQSY is encoded by the coding sequence GTGCCGAAGAAGAGGAAGAGTCGTGGTAGGAGTAAAGGCTCTAAGGGGAAAGACTCCATGGTGTATTGTGATGCGTGTGGAAGACCTATACCTAGAGGTAAAGCGATTAGGGTTACTAGGCCTGTTAGCTTCATAGATCCTCAGCTTAGAAGGGAGCTACAGAAGCAGGGGGCAATTATATATTCAGCAACCGTGACGAAAACGCTATGCGTTAGTTGTGCCGTTTACCAAGGAGTTCGAAAGGTAAGGGCGAAGGCGGAGCGAAGGCAGAGCTACTAA
- a CDS encoding PfkB family carbohydrate kinase has product MSKSYDLAIVGHITLDLISRKGSRHPFFVIGGPPVYGGLAARRLGATVILISKVGPDFGDERMLWLSRAGLDTSLIKLSKTPTTRFDISYKDGNRYLRLLHRCSPITSKDIPRNLKPKALHVGAVAGEVSKSAFKLLKKLVCIKSIDLQGVLRAFTDNGYITLRGSKLTERVLSMFDVVCGSLEEHQALLGPPLDLYSLLKRLGNRIVIITVGSKGSFVKAEGYVYSIPAYEDVKIVDPTGAGDTYLASFLYTYSLGEEVAWSASIATAAASFVVEGVGPSCFGTLSMVEERARKIYERVERRKITKPHERSCESLL; this is encoded by the coding sequence TTGAGTAAAAGCTATGATTTAGCTATAGTGGGCCATATAACACTAGACCTAATCAGTCGTAAAGGTAGCCGACACCCCTTCTTCGTTATTGGCGGACCCCCAGTTTACGGGGGGTTAGCCGCTCGAAGACTTGGAGCCACCGTAATCCTAATCTCTAAGGTGGGCCCCGACTTCGGCGATGAGAGGATGTTATGGCTTTCACGCGCTGGGCTCGATACTTCACTTATTAAACTCTCAAAAACCCCTACAACTAGGTTTGACATATCCTATAAAGATGGAAACCGATATTTACGCCTCCTCCATCGTTGTAGCCCCATAACTTCAAAGGATATACCTAGGAACCTTAAGCCTAAAGCCCTTCACGTAGGCGCGGTAGCCGGTGAGGTTTCTAAAAGTGCCTTTAAACTATTAAAGAAGCTAGTATGCATTAAGTCCATCGATCTACAAGGTGTGCTTAGAGCCTTCACCGATAACGGTTACATTACATTACGAGGAAGTAAGCTCACAGAAAGGGTTCTATCCATGTTTGACGTCGTCTGCGGCTCACTAGAGGAGCACCAAGCCCTCCTAGGCCCTCCTTTAGATCTCTACTCGCTTTTAAAGCGCTTAGGAAATAGGATAGTAATTATTACGGTTGGATCTAAAGGGTCCTTCGTTAAGGCTGAAGGCTACGTCTACTCGATCCCCGCCTACGAGGACGTTAAAATCGTAGATCCAACCGGTGCTGGCGATACCTACCTCGCATCCTTCCTATATACTTACTCGTTAGGTGAGGAGGTGGCTTGGTCAGCATCCATAGCTACGGCCGCGGCATCCTTCGTGGTTGAAGGTGTAGGCCCCTCCTGCTTCGGCACCTTATCCATGGTTGAAGAGCGCGCGCGTAAAATCTACGAACGCGTGGAACGCCGGAAGATTACTAAGCCTCATGAACGTAGTTGCGAAAGCTTATTATAA
- a CDS encoding HesA/MoeB/ThiF family protein yields MNTHFDPWEFYKRQVALAELKREGQEKLRSSKVAIVGIGGLGSVAALYLALAGVGYLRLIDQDTVELHNLHRQILYSMSDLRYPKVEAAMRRINSVNPEPKVEPIPESVRESNVEELVEGVNCVVDGLDNMQTRYLVNRACIKHGIPYVFGGAIGLEGNLSVFMPPETPCLECVFPGLDDALLPTCETRGILGATAGVIGALEAVEAVKLLAGVGGVLKGKLLICDLKSVDFSVIDVYKSPSCKACQLKVETPVKYKPTWLCGSNTVNVNPPKPLQVDLQDAFHVLSKTYKILVKSSLVLVFNYDGEVEVSLFKNGRMLIKNVSDECKALKIYEGIASRLGLK; encoded by the coding sequence GTGAACACACACTTCGATCCTTGGGAGTTCTATAAGAGACAGGTGGCTTTAGCGGAACTTAAGCGTGAGGGACAGGAAAAGCTTAGATCCTCTAAGGTAGCCATAGTCGGAATAGGCGGATTAGGTAGTGTAGCAGCGTTATACCTCGCGTTGGCGGGTGTTGGCTATCTACGCCTCATAGATCAGGATACTGTTGAACTTCACAACCTCCATAGGCAGATCCTATACTCAATGAGCGATTTACGCTACCCTAAGGTTGAAGCTGCTATGCGCAGGATTAACAGCGTAAACCCCGAGCCTAAAGTGGAGCCTATCCCGGAGAGTGTTCGGGAGTCGAACGTTGAGGAGCTGGTTGAAGGTGTTAACTGCGTCGTGGATGGTTTAGATAACATGCAAACCAGATACTTAGTTAACAGGGCCTGCATAAAGCATGGAATCCCATACGTTTTCGGAGGGGCAATAGGCTTAGAAGGGAACCTCTCCGTTTTCATGCCTCCGGAGACTCCATGTTTAGAATGCGTATTCCCAGGTTTAGATGACGCCCTCCTTCCAACCTGCGAGACTAGAGGTATTTTGGGGGCCACGGCCGGGGTCATCGGGGCCTTGGAAGCCGTAGAAGCCGTTAAACTGTTAGCCGGAGTAGGAGGCGTGCTTAAGGGGAAGCTACTAATATGCGACCTTAAATCAGTTGACTTCAGCGTAATCGACGTGTATAAATCGCCATCCTGTAAGGCTTGCCAGCTAAAAGTTGAAACGCCAGTGAAGTATAAGCCCACCTGGCTATGCGGAAGCAACACGGTTAACGTTAACCCGCCTAAACCGCTACAAGTAGACCTTCAAGACGCTTTCCACGTATTAAGTAAAACCTACAAAATACTAGTTAAGTCATCATTGGTGCTAGTTTTCAACTACGACGGAGAGGTTGAAGTTAGCCTATTTAAGAATGGGAGGATGTTAATTAAGAACGTAAGCGATGAATGCAAGGCTTTAAAGATATACGAGGGGATCGCGAGTAGGCTAGGACTTAAATAA
- a CDS encoding Lrp/AsnC family transcriptional regulator, whose amino-acid sequence MLSRIDKKDLEILKLYSRNPDIPQEEVAKALGVSQPSIAVRLRRLKAMGLLVKKVGLDLFKAGLHLAKVDITTTATTKVLKMFEGCPYFLNGLITSGRSNLCLFFMAEDIATLEAIVDNHLRALKEVQNVDFNIVIGSTYSIIAPLRAFGRAHTQPCGATIECKECASFIDGRCTGCPVINQYRGMFWSATKP is encoded by the coding sequence ATGCTTTCCAGGATTGATAAGAAGGATTTAGAGATTCTGAAGTTGTATAGCCGAAACCCCGATATTCCTCAGGAGGAAGTGGCGAAGGCGTTAGGGGTTTCACAGCCATCAATAGCGGTTAGGCTACGTAGGCTTAAAGCGATGGGGCTTCTAGTGAAGAAGGTGGGGCTGGATTTATTTAAGGCGGGGCTTCACTTAGCTAAAGTCGATATAACGACTACTGCTACAACTAAGGTGCTTAAAATGTTTGAGGGGTGCCCTTACTTCTTAAACGGCTTGATAACGTCGGGTAGAAGTAACCTCTGCCTATTCTTCATGGCTGAGGATATAGCCACCTTGGAGGCAATAGTAGATAACCACCTTAGAGCTCTTAAGGAGGTGCAAAACGTGGATTTTAACATAGTTATAGGTTCAACCTATAGTATAATCGCGCCCTTAAGGGCCTTTGGTAGAGCTCATACTCAACCTTGCGGTGCTACTATTGAATGTAAAGAGTGCGCAAGCTTCATTGATGGTAGGTGCACAGGTTGCCCCGTTATAAATCAATATAGAGGGATGTTCTGGTCCGCTACTAAACCTTAA
- a CDS encoding 4Fe-4S binding protein, translating to MVLRKIVKIDESKCDGCGLCIPACPEGALRVINGKVRLVNEKYCDGLGACIKECPKGALTIEIREAEEFGEGAVRRNLEVVSCTHEASSEPLSLGGKSLLSHWPVKIVLINPKAPFLEGASILIAADCVPFAYANFHRDFLKDRVVLAGCPKFGDVWAYRDKLAQIFNGFNVKDVEVVRMEVPCCSGLRLITEEALKLAGKKMDIKEAVISVKGGIIS from the coding sequence TTGGTCTTAAGGAAGATAGTGAAGATCGATGAATCCAAATGCGATGGCTGCGGTCTTTGCATCCCAGCGTGTCCTGAAGGAGCTTTACGGGTGATTAACGGTAAGGTAAGACTTGTTAATGAGAAGTACTGCGATGGGTTAGGAGCTTGCATTAAGGAATGCCCTAAGGGTGCACTTACCATTGAGATACGAGAGGCTGAAGAATTCGGTGAGGGTGCCGTCAGGAGGAACCTTGAAGTTGTTAGCTGCACCCATGAAGCTAGCAGTGAGCCTTTATCATTAGGTGGTAAATCGCTACTTTCACATTGGCCCGTTAAAATAGTTTTAATTAATCCTAAAGCCCCCTTCCTAGAGGGAGCAAGTATACTAATAGCCGCTGACTGCGTCCCCTTCGCTTACGCTAACTTCCACAGGGACTTCCTTAAGGATAGGGTAGTTTTAGCTGGTTGCCCCAAGTTCGGAGACGTCTGGGCCTACCGAGATAAACTAGCTCAGATATTTAATGGCTTTAACGTAAAGGATGTAGAAGTGGTACGTATGGAGGTACCCTGCTGTTCAGGGCTACGCCTTATAACCGAGGAGGCGTTAAAACTAGCTGGCAAGAAAATGGACATTAAGGAGGCGGTTATAAGCGTTAAAGGCGGGATTATAAGTTAA
- a CDS encoding ferredoxin produces MKVPVVNRDLCIGCGACQAICPDTFKLDESGKAQVITGRSCDGCNCEAVVTSCPVSAISLLDA; encoded by the coding sequence TTGAAGGTACCAGTAGTTAATAGGGATCTTTGTATTGGTTGTGGAGCTTGTCAAGCTATATGTCCAGATACTTTTAAACTTGATGAATCAGGGAAGGCGCAAGTGATAACCGGTAGAAGCTGTGACGGTTGCAATTGTGAAGCCGTAGTTACAAGTTGCCCAGTAAGCGCAATAAGCCTTTTAGATGCTTAG
- a CDS encoding PLP-dependent cysteine synthase family protein, translated as MRGEEIVPIYNSVLDLIGNTPMVRVQNLNPKKDVEIYVKLEKFNPGGSVKDRIAKYMIEKAEKEGRLKNGMIIIEPTSGNTGIGLALISRVKGYDFIAVMPENVSSERKQILIALGAKIILTDASKGMNGAEDHARYLASKYPDKFFMPNQFSNEANVLAHYETTAEEIWRDTGGRITHFVCGLGTTGTAVGVSKKIKECYNPNLKVIAAMPHPKTPIPGLKNFPEVSYTPAIWKPQYVDEIQLVTYDKAEETARLLALKEGLFVGPSSGANMYVALKKAEELDRGVMVVMAPDGGERYLSTPLCSPENCLECARKYAIKCTYIDGRPIEKVAPSMEAVSSP; from the coding sequence TTGCGGGGCGAAGAGATCGTGCCGATATACAATAGCGTATTAGACCTGATAGGTAATACTCCGATGGTGAGAGTGCAGAACCTAAACCCTAAGAAGGATGTTGAGATCTACGTTAAGCTTGAGAAGTTTAACCCCGGTGGGTCCGTTAAGGATAGGATAGCTAAGTACATGATCGAAAAAGCTGAGAAGGAGGGGAGGCTTAAGAATGGGATGATCATTATTGAGCCTACGAGCGGTAATACGGGCATTGGTTTAGCCCTTATATCTAGGGTTAAGGGTTATGACTTTATAGCTGTAATGCCTGAAAATGTAAGCTCGGAGCGTAAGCAAATTCTCATAGCTCTGGGAGCTAAAATTATATTAACTGATGCATCGAAGGGTATGAATGGCGCTGAGGATCACGCTAGGTACCTAGCTTCAAAGTATCCCGATAAGTTCTTCATGCCGAACCAGTTCTCAAACGAAGCTAACGTTCTAGCCCACTACGAAACTACCGCTGAAGAAATATGGAGGGATACGGGTGGGAGGATAACCCATTTCGTATGCGGTTTAGGTACGACGGGGACCGCCGTAGGCGTTTCGAAGAAGATTAAGGAATGTTATAACCCCAACTTGAAGGTTATCGCCGCTATGCCGCACCCTAAAACACCAATACCTGGGCTTAAGAACTTTCCTGAGGTTAGCTATACGCCCGCCATCTGGAAGCCTCAGTACGTAGATGAAATACAGCTTGTAACCTACGATAAAGCCGAGGAAACGGCAAGGTTATTAGCCCTTAAGGAGGGACTTTTCGTTGGTCCAAGTTCAGGGGCTAACATGTACGTAGCCCTAAAGAAGGCGGAGGAGCTTGACCGGGGGGTTATGGTAGTGATGGCCCCCGATGGCGGTGAAAGGTATCTTTCAACACCCTTATGTAGCCCTGAAAACTGCCTTGAATGCGCGAGAAAGTATGCTATTAAGTGTACTTACATAGATGGAAGGCCTATTGAGAAGGTGGCGCCCTCCATGGAAGCAGTCTCATCTCCTTAA